The genomic region CTCACGCTGCGGACCAACACGGGCGGTCTCGAGAAGACCGGCTACACGCTCTCGGGGTGGAACACCGCCGCCAACGGCTCGGGCACGAACTACGCCGAGGGCGCGTCCTACACCACGAACGCCGCGCTGAGCCTCTACGCGAAGTGGACGGCCAACGACTACATGGTGTTCTTCGATGCGGCCGGCGGGACGTACCCGACCCCGGCGAGCAAGATCGTCACCTTCGGTTCGCTGTACGGCACGCTCGCGACGACGAGCCTGGCCGGGTACACCTTCGACGGGTGGTTCACCGAGCCGACGGGTGGCGACGAGATCACGGCCGAGAGCATCGTGGCCGTGGCCGCCGACGACACGCTCTACGCGCAGTGGACGGCGAACGAGTATACGGTGACGTTCGACGCGATGGACGGCACGACGCCCGTGCCGCAGACCAAGCAGGTGACGTACGGGCAGGCGTACGGAGCGCTCGCCACGACGGACCGCGAAGGCTACGTGTTCGACGGCTGGTTCACCGCGCCGGGCGGAGGCGACGAGGTGACGGCCGAGAGCATCGTGGCCGTGGCGGCGGACGACACGCTCTACGCGCAGTGGACCGCCAACGACTACATGGTGTTCTTCGATGCGGCCGGTGGAACGAACCCGACCCCGGCGAGCAAGATCGTCACCTTCGGTGCGCTGTACGGCACGCTCGCGACGACGAGCCGCACGGGCTACGCTTTCGCCGGATGGTACACCGAGCCGGAGCGCGGTCGGATCACCTCTGAGACCCGCGTCGTCATCGCCTCGGACCACACGCTGTACGCGCACTGGACGCCGAACGAGTACGCGGTGACCTTCGACGCGCAGGGCGGCACCGAGCCCGACCCGACGAGCACGCAGGTGACGTACGGCGCGGTGTACGGGGCCCTCGCCACCACGAGCCGGACGGGCTACGCGTTCGTCGGGTGGTTCGACGAGTCGATCGGCGGAAACGAGGTCACGGCGGGCACCATCGTCGCGACTGCCCAGAACCACACGCTCTACGCCCAGTGGGAGCCCAACACGTACACGGTGACCTTCGACGCGCAGGGCGGGTCCGACCCCGATCCGGAGACGAAGCAGGTCATCTTCGGCCAGCAGTACGGAAGGCTCGCGGCGACCAGTCGCACGGGCTATGAGTTCGTCGGGTGGTTCACCGGCGGGCCCGAGCGCGACGAGATCACGTCCGAGTCCATCGTCACGATCGCGGGCGACCACACGCTCTACGCGCAGTGGACGGCGAACGAGTACACGGTGACCTTCGACTCGCAGGGCGGGAGCGATCCCGACCCCGCGGCCAAGCGGGTCACCTTCGGCCAGGAGTACGGCGACCTGGCGACGACGAGTCGCACCGGCTACTGGTTCGGCGGGTGGTACACCGACCCCGAGGGCGGGACGGAGGTCCAGCCCATCACGATCGTCGAGGTTGCCGCGGACGACACGCTCTACGCGCGCTGGACGGCCGAGGAGTACAAGGTGACCTTCGACGCGCAGGGCGGCTCGACGCCCGACCCCGAGTACATCGTCGTGATCTTCGACCAGCCGTACGGCACGCTGGCGACGACGGAGCGCGAGGGGAGCGAGTTCGCGGGGTGGTTCACCGCCCCGCAGGGCGGGACGGAGGTCACCGCCGAGTCCATCGTGACGATCGCCTCCAGCCACACGCTCCACGCGCGATGGGCGGCGAACGAGTTCACCGTCACCTTCGACGCGCAGGGCGGCACGGAGCCTGACCCGGTCAACAAGGTCGTGGTGCTCGGCCTGCTCTACGGCGAGCTTGCGAGAACCGAGCGGCAGGGTTACCTGTTCGCCGGCTGGTTCACCGAGCCGGGCGACGGGGTCCAGTCCACGGGCGGCGACCTGGTCACCGACGAGACCGAGGTGACCACGGCCGCGGACCACACGCTCTACGCGCACTGGGGAGTCGAGACCTACGCGGTCACCTACGACGGCAACGGTCATGCGGCGGGCACGGTTCCGGCCTCCCAGTCTGCCGTCAGCGGCGTCTACCTGACCCTTGCCAGGAACATCGGCGGCCTGACGAGGGAGGGCTTCAGGTTCGCCGGCTGGAACACGGCCGCCGACGGGTCGGGCGCGGACTACGCCGAGGGCGCGCAGTACACCGAGGGCGCGTCCGCGACGATGTACGCGAAGTGGACTCCGTACTTCCCGATGCCGGCCTACACCGTCTCCTACGACGGGAACGGCAACACGAGCGGCACGGCGCCCGAGAGCCAGCACAAGGCGCACGGCGTTCCGCTGACGCTCGCAACGAACTGCCACTTCCTGTCCAGGACCGGCTACCTGTTCGTCGGATGGAACACGGAGCCGAACGGCACGGGCACGCCGTACGCCGCCGGCGGTACCTACACCGTCGACGCGGACGCGACGCTCTACGCTTGGTGGACGCTTGCCGGCATGGGCGCCGTCTGGGCCACGGAGAACCCGGTGCTGTCGAGGACGACGATCAACTACTCGTTGTCGGAGCCGGCTCGGGTCGGGCTCTCCATCTACAGCGTGACGGGCAGGGAACTCCTCGTCGTCGATCTCGGCGAGCAGGGGAGCGGCGCGCACTCCGTGGAGTGGGACGGCCGTGACGCATCCGGCGCGCGTGTCGCGTCGGGCGTCTACTTCGCCAGAGTGAGCACCGCCACCGAGCGCCAGGAGGTGCGGCTCATCGTGCTGCGCTGACGGCGCAGGACATCGCAGACTGCTTCAGGGGGCGGCCACCTTCGGGCGGCCGCCCCTCTTCCTGATATCATCGCCTTCATGTGGTATCCTACTGTGTCCGGTCGGGGGCCTGACTGACCGGCAGCCTGCCCATTTCTCGATGTCACATCGGTCGTTGGAGTCACCCGCTTGCCCGGCACGGCCGGGGAGGGAGGGAAGGACCATGAGACGCGCGATCGTGTTCGCGGCCGCGGCCCTCGTCGTCGCTCTCTGCGCGACGGCGATGGCGGACATCCCCGAGACCATCAGCTACCAGGGTGTGCTCCGGGACGACGACGGCAACCCGGTGCCCGACGGCAACTACGCTGTCACATTCCGGATCTACGACGTCGCCGTGGGGGGCACGGCTCTGTGGTCGGAACCCCAGCTCATCCCCATCTCCGGCGGCATCATGAACGCGCACCTCGGGAGCGTGGTGTCGCTCACAACGCTCGACTTCCTTGTTCCGTACTGGCTCTCCATCCAGATCGGGCACGACGCGGAGCTGACTCCTCGCGTCGCGTTCGAAAGCGTCCCCTACGCCGCCCACGCGGCGTTCGCGGACAACCTGGTGGGCGGCGGCTGGGAGGTGGACGGCGACAACGTTCATCATGAGGTTGGGAACGTCGGTGTCGGCACCTCGACGCCCGACGCGCGGCTCGACGTGGAGACGGGTCGCAACGCCGGCGCGCGTGTGACGAACGAGGCGACCGGAGATACCACCGCTCTGTTCGTGTCGAACCGGCTCGGCACCGCGGCCGCCTTCCACGCGTGCGCGCCGTCGATCAGCGAGCCGCCGGTGAACACAGCGATCTACGCCAGCGGCCGCTGCGGTGCCCGCGCGGGGCACTTCTACTCGTCGAGCGCCGAGGCGATCTACGCGCAGTCGGGATACGCGGGAGGGGCCCTCGTGGCCGAGACGACGAACTCCGGCGCCCCCGCGGCGCACTTCATCGGCGGGACGGGCATCGCCGTGGACTCGACCGTGACGACGGGCGGGTTCGCGATGTCGACCGGCGCCGCAGCCGGCAGGGTCCTCACGTCCGACGCGTCCGGCGTCGGCACGTGGCAGGCGGCCGCCGGGAGCGACGCCGACTGGGTCATCAGCGGCAGCAACATGTACTCGGGCGTCACGGGAAACGTGGGCATCGGTACCTCGACGCCCGGCGGCAAGCTGGGTGTCTACAGTGCGGCGAACGCTGAGGCCCTTTACGTCGAGCATGCGGGCTCCAACCTGGGGCGAGCCGTCAACATCAACCGCACATCCACTCCTTCGGCCGGGAACGACATCCTGCAGATCACCGTGCCGTCAGCGTCGCCAGACAACTTCCAGTACGTGGAGTTCGACCGCGGCGGTGTCGTCGACTTCGCGGTGAACGGGAACGGACGCATCGATGGGGGAGGCGCGACGCTTAGCGGCGACGTCAGCGCGGCCAGCACCACTGAGTACGGCGGCTACTTCACGACGAGCATGGCGAGCAACGCGGCGCACGCCGTCCACGGCGAGTGCACGACCACGGCCGCCGTCGACGCCGTCGGCGTCTACGGCAAGAGCGTCCCGGTCGACTACCATGGCGTGGGGGGGTACTTCCAGGGCGGCTATCGTGGCCTCGTGGGCTATGTCCAGCCGACGGGCTCTTACTCGTACCGCGGCGTCTACGGCTTGGTGAGCGGCGGCACCGGCAGCAACTACGCCGTCTACGGCTACGCAGCCAGCGGGACGAACAACTACGGCATCTTCGGGCAGGCCGCCGGCGGGACGACCAACTACGCCGGTTACTTCTCCGGGAACGCGCACGTCACCGGCACGCTGACGGCCGGGACGAAGGCGTTCAAGATCGACCACCCTCTCGACCCGACGGGCAAGTACCTCCAGCACTCCTGTGTCGAGAGCGACGAGATGGCCAACATGTACACGGGCAACGCCGTGCTCGACGGCCGCGGCGAAGCGACCGTGACGCTGCCCGACTGGTTCGAGGCGCTGAACCAGGACTTCCGCTATCAGCTCACCTGCGTCGGCGGCTTCGCGCCGGTGTACGTCGCGAAGGAGATCTCCGGGAACGCGTTCCAGATCGCGGGCGGCGAGCCCGGCATGAAGGTGTCGTGGATGGTGACCGGTGTGCGCCACGACGCGTACGCGCGCGCGCACGGGATCGAGGTCGAGGTCGTGAAGTCCGCGGACGAGCGGGGCACGTACATGCATCCGGATGCGTACGGCATGCCCGAGACGGCCGGCGTGGACTATCGCGCGGGCGAGGAGAGGCCGCTGCCGGTGAGCGAGACCCCGGCGCCGCAGGCGGCACCGGTCCACGACCCGAACGACGGGGAGTAGCACGCCGCAGAGCATGTACCGCAAGAGGGGCACCGCCGTCGGCGAGCGGCGGTGCCTCTTTCTTGGCACACCACTTGCTGATTACCTCTCGCGAATGTGACCGGGGGAGTGACCTGTGCGCGTTCTCGTGAGCGAACCCATCTCCGACGATGGGATGGCCGTGCTTTCCGCCTCGCTCGAGGCGGAGACCGCCTTTGGCGTCGAGAGGCACCGGCTTCTCGACCGCGTGGCGGAGTGCGACGGCCTCATCGTGCGGAGCCATACCCGCGTGGACCGCGAGCTGCTCGACCGCGCGCCGCACCTGCGCGTCGTGGGACGGGCGGGCGTCGGCGTTGACAACA from Candidatus Effluviviaceae Genus I sp. harbors:
- a CDS encoding InlB B-repeat-containing protein, translating into LTLRTNTGGLEKTGYTLSGWNTAANGSGTNYAEGASYTTNAALSLYAKWTANDYMVFFDAAGGTYPTPASKIVTFGSLYGTLATTSLAGYTFDGWFTEPTGGDEITAESIVAVAADDTLYAQWTANEYTVTFDAMDGTTPVPQTKQVTYGQAYGALATTDREGYVFDGWFTAPGGGDEVTAESIVAVAADDTLYAQWTANDYMVFFDAAGGTNPTPASKIVTFGALYGTLATTSRTGYAFAGWYTEPERGRITSETRVVIASDHTLYAHWTPNEYAVTFDAQGGTEPDPTSTQVTYGAVYGALATTSRTGYAFVGWFDESIGGNEVTAGTIVATAQNHTLYAQWEPNTYTVTFDAQGGSDPDPETKQVIFGQQYGRLAATSRTGYEFVGWFTGGPERDEITSESIVTIAGDHTLYAQWTANEYTVTFDSQGGSDPDPAAKRVTFGQEYGDLATTSRTGYWFGGWYTDPEGGTEVQPITIVEVAADDTLYARWTAEEYKVTFDAQGGSTPDPEYIVVIFDQPYGTLATTEREGSEFAGWFTAPQGGTEVTAESIVTIASSHTLHARWAANEFTVTFDAQGGTEPDPVNKVVVLGLLYGELARTERQGYLFAGWFTEPGDGVQSTGGDLVTDETEVTTAADHTLYAHWGVETYAVTYDGNGHAAGTVPASQSAVSGVYLTLARNIGGLTREGFRFAGWNTAADGSGADYAEGAQYTEGASATMYAKWTPYFPMPAYTVSYDGNGNTSGTAPESQHKAHGVPLTLATNCHFLSRTGYLFVGWNTEPNGTGTPYAAGGTYTVDADATLYAWWTLAGMGAVWATENPVLSRTTINYSLSEPARVGLSIYSVTGRELLVVDLGEQGSGAHSVEWDGRDASGARVASGVYFARVSTATERQEVRLIVLR